CATTCCTAACAGTACCTCTCAGTTTTATATTTCCATTGGGAATCCTCGCGATAAAATTTTAGAGACGGCGAAAAAAATTCAAGCAGAGCTCATTGTTATTGGTTCTCGTAACCCTGGCATGAAAACGTATCTTCTCGGCTCTACGGCATCTTCTGTCGTTAGCTACGCTGAATCATCAGTGCTAGTTGTGCGTTAGTTGCTTACTTTATTCCTTCATAAGAAATCTGGTACAAGCCATCAACCAGATTTCTTATTCTTTCTTCCGTCAAGCAAACTCAAGTTAATATTTTATTTTATCATTTATATTTTCAAGACCGGTTATTAACAATATATTCTTAAACAATAAGATTATTATTAAAAAATAAAAAACATCTTGCATTAATGGTTATTATATAAATGTCTATAATTTCTTAAAAATTTTATATTGTTCATCTTGTGAATTTATGTAAAGATACATTTTTTCTATAAGACTAAATGTAATCAATACAGGTAAAAGGAATTAACATGAATAAAGAGTATTCTGAAAAATGGCAAGAACGTTTTTCATTTTTTGATAAATATGGTTCACCTAAAACACCTGAATTTAAAGTCGCTTATAAAGAACTTTCCTTTGGTAAACGTATTCTTATTGGAATGAATATCTGGGCCTTTTTCTTTGGTTTTATTTATTTTCTTATTTTAGGTTTATGGCGTAAGGCATTAACATTATTTGCTATTAATATTGCTGTTTTTACTATTATCGGCTTCTTACCTGTAAATAATGGTGTAATCAATGCTGTCGGTATTGCTATTAATATTTTATGGGCAATAACGGCTAACTACGCGTACTATTTGAAAGAAACCAAGAATGACCAAAGCTGGAACCCTTTTGAAGGTATCCTATAATAATATTTCTATAATAATCTCACAGGGATACCCCTCTCTGTGAGGTTTTATCCCTCCTCTATTTCTTTCTTGACGGACAACCCTCTATTACCTTCTTTTCTTTCATAAAGATTCTATTTTAACTCGACTAATATGATTTATATAAATGGCACTAATGCTTTAATATTAATATCCTTGATATTATAGATATTGAAATCACATGAAAAATTCAT
This genomic stretch from Proteus vulgaris harbors:
- a CDS encoding Protein of uncharacterised function (DUF2628) → MNKEYSEKWQERFSFFDKYGSPKTPEFKVAYKELSFGKRILIGMNIWAFFFGFIYFLILGLWRKALTLFAINIAVFTIIGFLPVNNGVINAVGIAINILWAITANYAYYLKETKNDQSWNPFEGIL